The region GGAAGATCACAGCCGGTTTTGGGGCCGGATGATGCCTCGGCGGCTGCGTATTTCAGGTAATTACCTGCCATCCAATGGTACTCTCCGCTACCCGCGAGGCTTTCGACAGCTTCTCCAAAAATACGCCGTTGTAAGGTGGTGCCGCCTTTTCCCGATGAACCGATCAACCCCATCGCAAACCGCTGGTCGAAGGCCATTGCCACCAGGGCGGCTTTGCCATAGCGGGATACGCCTTCCACACCCACCTGTTTGGCATTGACCTGCGGTTCGGTTTCCAGATAGTCCAACGCCCGCGATGCCCCCCAGGCCCAGGCGCGTAAGGCCCCCCAATCGTCGGGTTTGCGAGGTTGGCCTTTGTTGACCAGACCGATGATGCCACGGGTCAACCCCGCGCCGTTATCGGCCTGAATGCTTCCGGGCTCAATGGTGCAGTAGCCCCAGCCAGCTGCCAACAGCTGTTCCGTCGGGGGAGAGTCGCCGGTCGGTGGTGGCGCAAAAAAGTTGGCCCCCGGCAGGCGTGTTATGGGCATGTAAGCCGGATACCGGTCAAAAATGGCCTTCATCTCCGGGTTACTTTTTATCATCATCTCCTTGAACGCCACGTTGAGCTTCTCCAGATCGGCGGGGGAGGGTTGAGCCGGGGCGGGCAAGGCCGGAAAACCGAGCATCATCATAACCGGCACCGGGCCTTTTACGTTTTGCGGCAGCACCAGCACCATGTTGATGTTCACGTTGATCAGCGGGTAAGCGCTGTTATCGACCCGGCCAATCAGTTGTTTGGCGATCACGGGGATTCGGCCAACGAACTCGTTGTCGGTCACTTTAACGATCCAGTTAACCTTTGGAAGATTGGCGGGTAGTTTACCATACATTTCCCGCTCGAAATCCTCGATGAGTTCCGGGCGACGCTGCTTCCACCACTGATCGGGCGTGGTTACTTTCTTGCCGTTGCGGGTGGTGAGCACGTCGGGAAGTTGCGGGCAGGGCTCGGCTTTCGACTCGTCGTAATTGGCGTGGTTGGGATCGGCTTCATTGCCACTCGGGCCGGGTCGTAGTTTTTTGATGCCCAGTTGCTGCATCATCTCGGCCTGATCCTGAATAGCTGTGAATGTTTTAAGCCGAGGGTACTTGCTGCTGTCGATGGCCGTTTGTTGGGCTCTAGCCTCGCAGGAAAAGCCCAGGAACAGCCCGAAAGCCAGGTATTTATACATGTGATTGGGGGTTTAGGAATTGTAATACCGACCGTCCCGGTCGGGCGTATGTTCTACCACTTCTCATCCGACCGGGACGGTCGGTATTACAGTTTATTACTTATCCGTTCGAAAAGGGGAGGCTGGCAGGCCTTCTTTGTTATACAAGTTCGGGTTGACCGGGTTGTCGGCCCAGGCATAGCGCACATACAGGGGATTGGGTACTTCATCGCTCCATACTACCACTTTGCCGTTTTCAATTGTCGCTTTGGCCCACACGAATTTTTTATCGCTGCCCGCAATGGCAAATTCGCCGAGGTCTTCCCCATCATTGGTAATCAGTCCACTGCCGGTATCGGTGAAGCTGACCACGATCTTGTTGCCATCAACGGTTGCCGATTGGTAGATGGGGCCTGACGATACGATAGTTTCCTTATACGCTGTTTTTAGGGCGGTTAGTGCTAGCCGCTCGCCCACGCCTTTCTTGTTATCGGGGTGGATGTCGTTCCATTCGCCCAGATCAATCGCCACGACCATGCCTGTGTTCGCTACGTTGAGCGCGTTGAGTTGCGCTTCCCGCAGTACCGCCCAACCACTTTCGGAAGGCTGGTAATTGTACTCCATAAAGCCGGGTAGCTGGATGTACAGAAACGGGAGCGGGCCTTGCTTCCACTTGGTTCGCCAGTCATTGATCAGGGCGGTCAGCAGCGTTTCGTATTCCTGCGGCTTCCCGGCATTGCTTTCACCCTGATACCAGCAGAATCCTTTAATGGCATAGTCAATTTCCGGGGCAACCATCGCATTGTACAGCGCCGTTGGCTGATTCTGGGCGTTGATGCCGCCACCAAAGCCGCCGGACATGGGCCGGTAGGCGGTACCCACTTTATATTGCCAGGTGCCTTTCAGATCGACGGTATCGGCCCCCGCAAAAAGACAATAGGGTTTGTCGGGCACAAAGCCGCCTTTCCCCGATGTGTTGGTTACCCGAACCACAAACACATTCTTGCCCGCTTTTAATAGGTCGTCGGGGATCGTGTACCGGCGTTGTGGGTACTGGTAGGTCGTTCTGCCAACCTGCTTGCCGTTGATGTATAGTTCGTCGGCATCCACGATTCGGCCCAGAAAGACTTTCGCGGGCTTGCCTGTCATGGACGCCGGTACGTCGATTTCGCGTCGGTACCAGACTACGCCGTTCAGGTCTTTTATGCCCTGATCTTCCCAATAACCCGGAATGTTGATCGGCCGCCAGCCTTTGGGGACATACGCCACGTCGAACCACTTGGTCGCGCCAGCCGTCCCCAAGTCGACCGGTGGTGTCGATCTGTTGGCCGTGTTCGTAGGTGGTCGGCGGTTGAGGCTGTTAATATACGTTGTGTCTTTGTTCTTTTCGATGACAGCTTTCACCGCCGGGAAGGCTGCAAATCCTTCTTCGCTGGTCCAGGCTTCGATGGGCGTTCCCCCCACACTGGCGTTGATAATGCCCACTGGTATGTTATATTTTTGGTGGATTTTCTTCGCAAAAAAGTAAGCCACCGCTGAAAACGGCCTGACGTCCTCACCAACCGCCGATTTCCATTGCCCGTTCGGAATGTCGGCTTGTGGGCCTTGCAGGCTCGTGAGGGTAGGCACCCAGAATTGCCGAATCTGGGGGAAGTTGGCCGTCTTGATTTCGTTGGCATAGGTCACGTCATGGATATTGAGCTGGTGAACCATGTTGCTCTGCCCGCTGCAAAACCACACATCCCCAATCAGAATATCGTTTAACGTAATTCGGGAACTCCCGGCAATGTCCATGCTGTAAGGGCCACCAGCGGTCATCGGGGGTAACGCGACTTGCCACTTCCCGGCGGCATCGGTCGATGTTTTATAGGTCTTGTCTTTGAAGCGGACAGTTATTTTTTCGCCTGGACTGGCCCATCCCCATACCTTAAGTTTGGCATCGCGCTGGAGCACCATGCCATTGCTGATCAATTTAGGTAAACGGATTTGGGCCTCTACAACAAAATGGGTTGCCAACAGCAGGCAGAATACGAGTAAGCGTTTCATGGGTAATTCGTTAAGGCTTTAGTTAAGGTAGGATTTTGCTGGCTGAAGGGTTATTTAGCAGGTGTTTGTCCAGGCGTTTCTTCGGGGCCGAGGTAGCGGGGAGCCAGATCACCGAAATCCACTACCAGCTTTTGCAGCACCACAGCGGGGTTCACCATCCAGAATTTTACTGTGTGCTTCCCTGCGCTGGCGATTTTATGTCTAGTAGATTTGATAATGATGTTCTCTGCCGCCCATTTATTCCAGATGCCTTTATCGCTTGTCTTATCTTCCTTGTTCAGACTAATGATTTGTGGAGCTTCGTCATCGACCGAGATGGCGTATTGCAGCCCGTTTTCCGATGCAAAAAAGTTTAACGTAGGGGAAAAGTAAGCATTGATCGAAAACTCCCCGTCGCTGTACGTTTGAATGTCATAGTCTACATGGGGCGAATTACCGCCCGGTTTCTGTTCATTAGCCGTAACCGGAAAGGGCGTTATGGCTGAGCCCGTCCGGCCATGATCGGGGAGTATTTTCCAACGGATGCCGTTGGTATTTATAGCCCTGGTAAAATGGTCGGCTTCGATGGAAATACCTTTTTTCGCGACCTGCTGAAAGCCAGGACGTGGTGCCGTTTTAGGGACGTTTGTCTGGTTCATTTCTGGCTCGTCGGCGTCTTTTCGGGCAACGGTCGAATCGGCGGGAAGGTAGTTGACTGCTGGCATTTTTTGATGCTCCGGCTGCTGCCAGTAGGTATACCCAATGTGGGTCTGGCTCATCAGGTGATTCCACTTGCCGTTGTTGAGCTGGTGGTACTGCTGCGTAATCAACGAATCATTAGCATACAGCTCTTTGACTTTGTCGGCATACCTATTGGTCGTGTTCCATTTATGCCGATAGGCGTCCTTGTTCAAGGCGACGTGGTAATACATATCGTTCAGGTTAGCGCAGGCTTTTATGGGGTGTAACACCAATTGGAAGTACGCATCCCGATAACTGGCGGGCAGGTCGTTGTTTACCTGCTGGGCTTTCGTCAAAAGCTCGCTATACTCACCAACCACGGTTTTCCATTCATCCAGACTCGGATAGGTGTTGGCGTCGAGCAGTTCAGGTTTTCTCCGACTGTTGTATTTGGCGTAACGGGCCAGCAAATGGGCGATGTCTCTGGCATGGGGTTTCCCAAACTGAGCGGCTGCCCATTGTTCCGTGTAGGCGGTGAGGTCGTCGGCGTCCATCCTGTCGGGGTTCCAGGCAAAGTCCAGAAAGAACGAGATCGGGAACTCCATGGGTTTCAGGTCCCCCACGTTCACAATCCAGATGTCGCGGACCTTATGCTGCCACGCCAGATTCATTTGCTCCCAGATGCGGGGCAGTGGGTTGGTGTTGAGCCATTTGTAATTACGGGGACCACCTACATAGTCGAAATGATAATAGATGCCGTAGCCGCCTTTGCGGGGCTTTTCGCCGGGCTTGGGTAGCTTTCGCAGGTTGCCCCAGTTATCGTCGCAAAGCAGGAGGGTCACGTCATCGGGCACGCGCATGCCTTTGTCGTAATATTCCTGAACCTCTTTATACAAGGCCCAAAGCTGTGGCGTTTCGGCGGCCGGTTTGCCTGTTACGTCGCTGATAATGGTTCGCTGGTCGGTGACGATGCGTTCGAGCAGGGCGGTGGCCGTCTCCCGCGACATGGGCGCATCGCCATCGCCCCGCATACCCACACTCACGATTTTTTCGTTGGTGGCTCGTTTCATCCCGTCGCGCCAGAATTGCCGGAGCTTGTCGGGATTGGTTTCGTAATTCCACGGACCCCCACCCGCCCGTCGCCATTCGTCGTGCGCCCGCATGAGGGGTTCATGGTGCGAAGTGCCAATGACGATGCCGTATTTGTCGGCCATTTTTATGTTCAGCGAATCATCGGCGTAAAAGGCATTGCCCCACATGGCGGGCCAGATGTAATTACCTTTCAGGCGCAGAATCAGTTCAAAAACCTTCTCGTAAAACTTGTGATTGAAGCCCCCGAATTTTTCTTTGGTCCAGCCGGAGAGTGCCGGGGCTTCGTCGTTCAGGAAAATGCCCCGATATTTTACGGCTGGGGCATCGGTCAGGGTGACGTTACTCTTCAAATAGATTTCCGTTCGCTTTTCGACTGGCACATCGGCCCACCAGTACCAGGGCGACACGCCTATTTGTTTGGATAACTCGAAGACGCCGTAGGCCGTGCCCCGCCGGTCGCTCCCGGCAATGATCAGGGCATTCGCGATGCCTTTAACGGGATTAGCGAGGGTTTGCACCAGGGAAGCTTCCCATTTTCCGTTGATACCCGCCGGGTCAATCTTTCGTCGGGCAATCAGTTGTTTCAGAAAGGCCGACTGTTGGATGGTACCGATAGCAATGACGTTTTTCGTTGACTGATTGATTGCCGTAAGAATGGGCAGTTTAGCTCCGGTTACCAGCTCAATATCCTTTTGAAGCAGCGCAGCGGATGTTTTAACGAGCTCTGTTTCGCTGTTATCCACGTAGATCACGGCGGTCGAAACAGGAAACGATGAGTTACCGGTCAAGAGACTCTGGGCGTGGCTGGCGGTAGAAAAAAGTAAGCTAATCAGGAGCAGTTTTCCCCTTTTGTTGAGCACAGTTAAGCGTTTCATATTAATAAGTAAAAAAGACTGCGAGCATTGCCCTGGGGTAGACACTAAAAAACAGTCGTCACTTATCAGGCAGGCACGCAAGATCAAATCCGTTGCTACTAATTGCCTTAATGCAATCGGTTGCATAAGTAACATAAAAAATAGACCAAAACCCTATAATTATAAAAATAAAGATATTATTTACCGTTTTACCATGATTTTCCTAACCCTATACGTCTAGCTTTTCGCCTGTCGCACGTTCTGGTTTGTTATCTAAAATGCCCTTCCGATAGAATCAATTACTTCGGATGTTCAGTTGGGTTTTGGCCAAACCCTCGGCTTTGATTGTTAGGGTCAATTTGCCGGGGGCACCTTTTTTCGCTCGTATGATGGCCAGCACCATGCCGTTGTAGGCCTGACGCTCATGTGAAGAAAATGAAGTCAGATTCGCCGGATCGCCGTTGTCGGTGGCTACGATTTCGCCCGGTCCCTGTAAACTAAAACTCACAGTATTGTTGGCGTCGGGCACCATCAGGCCATTCTTGTCGGTGACGGTAACCGTCACAAATGCCAGGTCTTCACCATTGGCCTGTATGGCTGATCGGTCTGCCTGAGCCACCAGCGCTGCGGGTTTATCGGTCGTTCTTATACGTTCTTCAGCCCACCTTTTTCCATTTTTATACGTGATGACGGTGAGTTCGCCGGGTTTGTACTGCACGTCGTCCCACCGGAGCCGATACGCATATTCGGCTTTCTTTTTCCGGCCCAGCGACTGGCCGTTCAGGAACAGTTCGGCTTCATCGCCCGACGTGAACACATGCACCGGAGTAACTTCCCCGACTCGGTTTGGCCAGTTCCAGTGGGGCAGAATGTGGGCAATTGGCAAATCCGGTCGCCAGCGGGACTGGTACAGATAGAAACGATCTTTTTTGAACCCCGCCAGATCAATAATACCCGAATAGGAACTTCGGGCCGAGTAATAGGGTGTCGGCTCACCGAGATAATCCCAGCCCGTCCAGACGAATTCACCGGCTACGTACGGGTGGCGGTCCTGGGTCGCGAAAACTTTATCCGGCGAAGCGCCAAACTGGGCCGTGTACAACTCATAGCCACTCACTTCTTTGGTGACAGGGTTACCACCCACGCCGTCGCTTACGGGGGCGGAGTTTTCCGTCGCGACCGGAAATGTATAAGAACCACGGGTGCTTAGGGCTGAGGCTGTTTCGCTGCTGATAATAAGTTTGTCGGGAAACGCTTTCTGAAAGGCAGGGTAAAGCGGTGAGGTTCGAATGCCTTTCAAATGCGCATAAGCCGGTGCATCCCGGATGCCCTCACCCTGATAATTAAGACTCAAAAAATCCATCACCTTCGTGAACGGCATATCCGGCTTGGCGTAATTCTGCGAAGCTGAGGCTGGGCGGGTGGGATCTTCTTCGTGTACGATGTCGTGCAGTTTTCGCGCAATGGCTGCTCCGGCGGTGTCGGTATACTGCTCGCCTACTTCGTTGCCAAAACTCCAGGCGATAACGGACGGGTGATTCCGGTCACGTCGAATAAACGCCCGCGTGTCCGGCTCGTGCCAGTCGGGGAAAATCAGGTGAAAATCGTGGGGTGTTTTCCGGCGCTCCCAGCTATCAAAAATCTCATCGATGACCAGAAAGCCCATGCGGTCGGTCAGGTCGAGGAGTTCGGGGGCGGGTGGATTGTGGGCCATTCGGATGGCATTGCAACCCAGCTCACGCAGCCGTTCGAGCTGGCGTTCGGCGGCACGAACGTTAAATGCAGCTCCCAGGGCACCCAGGTCGTGGTGCTGGTTCACGCCCTGTATACGAACCGGCTGCCCATTGACCAGCAATCCTTTTGTTGAATTGAATTTCACCTGGCGAATGCCAAACGGGGTCTCAAATTGGTCAACCTGTCGACCGCCAACAAAAACGCTTGTACGGGCTACATACAGGTTGGGTTTCTGCGTCGGGTAGGGGCCCCATAGCTTTGGTTTTTTGATTGTCACTTTACCCTCTATCGGTTGATGGTCGCCCGTCTTTACCGTAATTTTTTGGGTGGGCAACGAGGCCAGAGAAGCTCCAGTTGGTTTTGAGTACGTATTCAGCGCATAAATTTGGGTTTTTACGTCAACGGTCTGCTCCGTTTTTCCTTTGTTTTCAATCTGCACGGATACGTTGATGATCGCTTCGGTTGCCGAAACGGCGGGGGTTGTCACAAACGTTCCCCACTGCGCCAC is a window of Spirosoma linguale DSM 74 DNA encoding:
- a CDS encoding conserved hypothetical protein (KEGG: pzu:PHZ_c2479 hypothetical protein) translates to MLLMQPIALRQLVATDLILRACLISDDCFLVSTPGQCSQSFLLINMKRLTVLNKRGKLLLISLLFSTASHAQSLLTGNSSFPVSTAVIYVDNSETELVKTSAALLQKDIELVTGAKLPILTAINQSTKNVIAIGTIQQSAFLKQLIARRKIDPAGINGKWEASLVQTLANPVKGIANALIIAGSDRRGTAYGVFELSKQIGVSPWYWWADVPVEKRTEIYLKSNVTLTDAPAVKYRGIFLNDEAPALSGWTKEKFGGFNHKFYEKVFELILRLKGNYIWPAMWGNAFYADDSLNIKMADKYGIVIGTSHHEPLMRAHDEWRRAGGGPWNYETNPDKLRQFWRDGMKRATNEKIVSVGMRGDGDAPMSRETATALLERIVTDQRTIISDVTGKPAAETPQLWALYKEVQEYYDKGMRVPDDVTLLLCDDNWGNLRKLPKPGEKPRKGGYGIYYHFDYVGGPRNYKWLNTNPLPRIWEQMNLAWQHKVRDIWIVNVGDLKPMEFPISFFLDFAWNPDRMDADDLTAYTEQWAAAQFGKPHARDIAHLLARYAKYNSRRKPELLDANTYPSLDEWKTVVGEYSELLTKAQQVNNDLPASYRDAYFQLVLHPIKACANLNDMYYHVALNKDAYRHKWNTTNRYADKVKELYANDSLITQQYHQLNNGKWNHLMSQTHIGYTYWQQPEHQKMPAVNYLPADSTVARKDADEPEMNQTNVPKTAPRPGFQQVAKKGISIEADHFTRAINTNGIRWKILPDHGRTGSAITPFPVTANEQKPGGNSPHVDYDIQTYSDGEFSINAYFSPTLNFFASENGLQYAISVDDEAPQIISLNKEDKTSDKGIWNKWAAENIIIKSTRHKIASAGKHTVKFWMVNPAVVLQKLVVDFGDLAPRYLGPEETPGQTPAK
- a CDS encoding glycoside hydrolase family 2 sugar binding protein (PFAM: glycoside hydrolase family 2 sugar binding; glycoside hydrolase family 2 TIM barrel~KEGG: cja:CJA_0532 beta-galactosidase, putative, bgl2B), whose translation is MQALSTRKFNSRLLLCALLLSMAWTTAKAQAAKTSSRAASGSPFGKERIKLNEGWRFMRYTMEPDKLIYDVRPPIQDTNDSKVADSKPTEAVQVDKKEEVLKTWILPSGNDFINDPVKRHTRPVGDPGADFPFVKATFADEAWEAVTLPHDWAIKGPFYAGDRPEVGGGMGRLPSHGVAWYRNKIAVSAADRGKIIYLDIDGAMSHAMVWLNGHLVGGWPYGYNSFRLELTPHLNFGGINQLAIRVDNPNYSARWYPGGGLYRNVWLTKVAPVHVAQWGTFVTTPAVSATEAIINVSVQIENKGKTEQTVDVKTQIYALNTYSKPTGASLASLPTQKITVKTGDHQPIEGKVTIKKPKLWGPYPTQKPNLYVARTSVFVGGRQVDQFETPFGIRQVKFNSTKGLLVNGQPVRIQGVNQHHDLGALGAAFNVRAAERQLERLRELGCNAIRMAHNPPAPELLDLTDRMGFLVIDEIFDSWERRKTPHDFHLIFPDWHEPDTRAFIRRDRNHPSVIAWSFGNEVGEQYTDTAGAAIARKLHDIVHEEDPTRPASASQNYAKPDMPFTKVMDFLSLNYQGEGIRDAPAYAHLKGIRTSPLYPAFQKAFPDKLIISSETASALSTRGSYTFPVATENSAPVSDGVGGNPVTKEVSGYELYTAQFGASPDKVFATQDRHPYVAGEFVWTGWDYLGEPTPYYSARSSYSGIIDLAGFKKDRFYLYQSRWRPDLPIAHILPHWNWPNRVGEVTPVHVFTSGDEAELFLNGQSLGRKKKAEYAYRLRWDDVQYKPGELTVITYKNGKRWAEERIRTTDKPAALVAQADRSAIQANGEDLAFVTVTVTDKNGLMVPDANNTVSFSLQGPGEIVATDNGDPANLTSFSSHERQAYNGMVLAIIRAKKGAPGKLTLTIKAEGLAKTQLNIRSN
- a CDS encoding hypothetical protein (KEGG: cja:CJA_0831 cellulose or protein binding domain) → MYKYLAFGLFLGFSCEARAQQTAIDSSKYPRLKTFTAIQDQAEMMQQLGIKKLRPGPSGNEADPNHANYDESKAEPCPQLPDVLTTRNGKKVTTPDQWWKQRRPELIEDFEREMYGKLPANLPKVNWIVKVTDNEFVGRIPVIAKQLIGRVDNSAYPLINVNINMVLVLPQNVKGPVPVMMMLGFPALPAPAQPSPADLEKLNVAFKEMMIKSNPEMKAIFDRYPAYMPITRLPGANFFAPPPTGDSPPTEQLLAAGWGYCTIEPGSIQADNGAGLTRGIIGLVNKGQPRKPDDWGALRAWAWGASRALDYLETEPQVNAKQVGVEGVSRYGKAALVAMAFDQRFAMGLIGSSGKGGTTLQRRIFGEAVESLAGSGEYHWMAGNYLKYAAAEASSGPKTGCDLPIDSHELLALCAPRPTFVSYGIPEKGDAKWLDQTGSYKATIAAGSVFKLLGARDLGVSNDYTTEKMPDVLTGLTNGELAWRQHNGGHTDAPNFQYVIPWASKLFKYERVAK
- a CDS encoding protein of unknown function DUF303 acetylesterase putative (PFAM: protein of unknown function DUF303 acetylesterase putative; glycoside hydrolase family 2 sugar binding~KEGG: cja:CJA_3164 sialic acid-specific 9-O- acetylesterase), producing the protein MKRLLVFCLLLATHFVVEAQIRLPKLISNGMVLQRDAKLKVWGWASPGEKITVRFKDKTYKTSTDAAGKWQVALPPMTAGGPYSMDIAGSSRITLNDILIGDVWFCSGQSNMVHQLNIHDVTYANEIKTANFPQIRQFWVPTLTSLQGPQADIPNGQWKSAVGEDVRPFSAVAYFFAKKIHQKYNIPVGIINASVGGTPIEAWTSEEGFAAFPAVKAVIEKNKDTTYINSLNRRPPTNTANRSTPPVDLGTAGATKWFDVAYVPKGWRPINIPGYWEDQGIKDLNGVVWYRREIDVPASMTGKPAKVFLGRIVDADELYINGKQVGRTTYQYPQRRYTIPDDLLKAGKNVFVVRVTNTSGKGGFVPDKPYCLFAGADTVDLKGTWQYKVGTAYRPMSGGFGGGINAQNQPTALYNAMVAPEIDYAIKGFCWYQGESNAGKPQEYETLLTALINDWRTKWKQGPLPFLYIQLPGFMEYNYQPSESGWAVLREAQLNALNVANTGMVVAIDLGEWNDIHPDNKKGVGERLALTALKTAYKETIVSSGPIYQSATVDGNKIVVSFTDTGSGLITNDGEDLGEFAIAGSDKKFVWAKATIENGKVVVWSDEVPNPLYVRYAWADNPVNPNLYNKEGLPASPFRTDK